The following proteins are encoded in a genomic region of Gossypium hirsutum isolate 1008001.06 chromosome D05, Gossypium_hirsutum_v2.1, whole genome shotgun sequence:
- the LOC107903418 gene encoding UDP-glucose iridoid glucosyltransferase isoform X2: MEEQQKSGHLVLVMAPFQGHLTSMLQLATILHSKGFSITIVHPELNSLNPSNHPEFTFVSIPDKIKESQLSDEDLADKLKESLVSNVDVAGSLQSLHKNCAAPLQKCLENILHSHHHIAAVIYDTLMFCAQTIVNELGIPGITLRTSSATTMLLFSVLPQLGEKELMSGIESPELQALQLQRLRALIVQNPTQAMMEVRAAFTNAIKFSSAIIVNSMEFLELDALSKVRQYFPTPIFTVGPLHKLAPAICCSLLTEDDKCISWLNKQAPKSVIYVSFGSIAIIDKQELIETAWGLSNSKQPFLWVVRPGMVCGSEWIESLPNGFEESVGERGCIVKWAPQKEVLAHAAVGGFWSHCGWNSTIESICEGVPMLCRPFFGDQLLNSNYICNVWKIGLELQNLERGNTVRTIKRLMVDMEGKDIRKRAMDLKKKAALRLMEDGSTSCSFNGLIKQISV; the protein is encoded by the exons ATGGAGGAACAACAGAAATCCGGTCATTTGGTGCTTGTTATGGCACCCTTCCAAGGCCACTTAACTTCCATGCTCCAGCTAGCTACTATCTTGCACTCGAAGGGCTTCTCAATCACTATAGTTCACCCTGAATTGAATTCTCTTAACCCTTCAAACCACCCCGAATTCACCTTCGTATCCATACCAGATAAGATCAAGGAATCTCAACTCTCAGATGAAGACCTTGCAGATAAGCTCAAGGAATCTCTAGTCTCAAATGTAGATGTTGCAGGTTCCTTGCAGAGTCTCCACAAAAACTGTGCAGCACCATTACAAAAATGCCTCGAAAACATTTTGCACTCTCATCACCATATTGCTGCAGTCATCTATGATACACTCATGTTTTGTGCTCAAACTATAGTCAACGAACTGGGGATACCCGGGATAACTTTGCGTACAAGTTCGGCTACAACAATGCTATTATTTTCGGTACTTCCTCAACTTGGTGAGAAAG AATTAATGTCTGGAATTGAATCACCCGAGCTTCAAGCTCTTCAGCTTCAACGCTTACGAGCATTAATAGTACAGAATCCGACTCAAGCGATGATGGAGGTGAGAGCTGCATTCACAAATGCGATTAAGTTCTCATCAGCTATAATTGTGAACTCAATGGAATTTTTGGAACTAGATGCACTGTCAAAGGTAAGACAATACTTTCCTACTCCAATTTTCACTGTAGGACCATTACACAAATTAGCTCCAGCCATTTGCTGCTCATTATTGACCGAAGATGATAAATGCATCTCTTGGCTTAACAAACAAGCCCCCAAATCTGTCATCTATGTGAGCTTTGGTAGCATTGCCATCATTGATAAGCAAGAACTAATTGAGACAGCTTGGGGATTATCCAACAGTAAACAACCCTTCCTGTGGGTGGTTAGACCTGGTATGGTTTGTGGCTCAGAATGGATTGAATCTTTGCCAAACGGATTTGAGGAGAGTGTGGGAGAAAGAGGTTGCATTGTGAAATGGGCACCTCAAAAGGAAGTGTTGGCTCATGCTGCAGTGGGTGGATTTTGGAGCCACTGTGGGTGGAATTCAACCATTGAGAGCATTTGTGAAGGGGTACCAATGCTATGCAGACCTTTCTTTGGCGACCAACTCTTGAACTCAAATTACATATGTAATGTTTGGAAAATAGGCTTGGAGTTGCAGAATCTAGAAAGAGGGAATACAGTAAGAACAATAAAACGACTAATGGTGGATATGGAAGGAAAGGATATCAGAAAGAGAGCTATGGATTTGAAGAAGAAAGCTGCTCTTCGTCTTATGGAAGACGGTTCTACAAGTTGTTCTTTCAATGGGTTAATAAAGCAGATATCAGTTTAA
- the LOC107903417 gene encoding UDP-glucose iridoid glucosyltransferase — MSGIESPELQALQLQRLRALIVQNPTQAMMEVRAAFTNMIKFSSAIIVNSMEFLELEALSKVRQYFPTPIFTVGPLHKLAPAICGSLLTEDDKCISWLNKQAPKSVIYVSFGSIANIDKQELIETAWGLSNSKQPFLWVVRPGMVCGSEWIESLPNGFEESVGERGCIVKWAPQKEVLAHAAVGGFWSHCGWNSTIESICEGVPMLCRPFFGDQLLNTSYICNVWKIGLELQNLERGNTVRTIKRLMVEMEGKDIRKRAMDLKKKAALCLMEDGSTTCSFNGLIKQISV, encoded by the coding sequence ATGTCTGGAATTGAATCACCAGAGCTTCAAGCTCTGCAGCTTCAACGCTTACGAGCATTAATAGTACAGAATCCGACTCAAGCGATGATGGAGGTGAGGGCTGCATTCACAAATATGATTAAGTTCTCATCAGCTATAATTGTGAACTCGATGGAATTTTTGGAACTAGAAGCACTGTCAAAGGTAAGACAATACTTTCCTACTCCAATTTTCACTGTAGGACCATTACACAAATTAGCTCCAGCCATTTGCGGCTCATTATTGACTGAAGATGATAAATGCATCTCTTGGCTTAACAAACAAGCCCCCAAATCTGTCATCTATGTGAGCTTTGGTAGTATTGCCAACATTGATAAGCAAGAACTAATTGAGACAGCTTGGGGATTATCCAACAGTAAACAACCCTTCCTGTGGGTGGTTAGACCTGGTATGGTTTGTGGCTCTGAATGGATTGAATCTTTGCCAAATGGGTTTGAGGAGAGTGTGGGAGAAAGAGGTTGCATTGTGAAATGGGCACCTCAAAAGGAAGTGTTGGCTCATGCTGCAGTGGGTGGATTTTGGAGCCACTGTGGGTGGAATTCAACCATTGAGAGCATTTGTGAAGGGGTACCAATGCTATGTAGACCTTTCTTTGGCGACCAACTCTTGAACACAAGTTACATATGTAATGTTTGGAAAATAGGCTTGGAATTGCAGAATCTAGAAAGAGGGAATACAGTAAGAACAATAAAACGACTAATGGTGGAAATGGAAGGAAAGGATATCAGAAAGAGAGCTATGGATTTGAAGAAGAAAGCTGCTCTTTGTCTTATGGAAGACGGTTCTACAACTTGTTCTTTCAATGGGTTAATAAAGCAGATATCAGTTTAA